In Labrus mixtus chromosome 9, fLabMix1.1, whole genome shotgun sequence, the DNA window GTGATTGGAACCACAAACAACTTCTGATCCGAACCATAGTTTAGAGTCTAACAGTTTCTTTTGTCGGCAGGTTTGTTGCATGGCACGCTTGCTTGCAGATTTGAAGCTTTATGTAATCTTAGACACCAGAGgaatgtgtgtgtcacaggctgtgttagtgtgtttgtgtgacatgTCTCCTATTCTAGAACTAgcggaaggaggaggaggaggaggaggaggaggaggcccgGTCTTGTTTTCCACACACCTGAGCTGCTTGTTAACTGAAATCAGATCTACTTGGGAAAGTGAATAAAgtgagtccccccccccccccctctgggtGTTGTGTGTTGGGGGCAACAATGTAGAGCAGGGGTTCTTCATTTTCCATCACTGCTCTCCTGATCTGATTTCCtcaacagttttaaaatgttgcacacaATGGAGATTTTTCTGTAGACCCTATTAGCATATTTCTATGATCACAAACTCACCTTCAAAGCGAAAGACTAACTGAGCTATTGAGGCCTGAGGAGGATGGATGTCTGATTTGAATGCTGAGCTCCACCTGAAGCTGCAGCTGGTCAGGACACTTTCATGTAAAAGAAAACTGCATATTCATTCAATAAAGAGTGTCGATTTGTGTAAGGaggaatgttttaaaaatgtgtcaggcATTTCAAACCGGCCCTGATCTGAGGTGTATCCATGCGTAACATGTGTGCCAAGGCGGCTCTGCCCGTGTTTACACTTCAATAATGCATGCTGTTGTCAAGTACAAGCCCTGAGCAAGTCAGCAACCGTAAGGCAGATAGGAGATAACTGTGTTTGATTGGCCACCAAACAAAGAGACAATTTTCACAGCTTGTACTACAACTAAGCGTTTTCCTTGTTAAGGCATGGACGTATTAGGTTAGTGTGCATTGCAATCCATCACCTGGCATGCCACACCTCAGACATTTTTATCCAAAATTACAAATTGTATAAACATACAACTATCGTTCATAACATCAGGCTGCACGCTGCTATTAAAATGATATTGCATATTCTTTTAGGATCTTATAAAAACAGTCGAAatatttttctgactttttttctttttttcttttcttttttactgaaATTAACTTCAACATCCGTGCGCTGCAGTATgaccccccaccaccaccactgtcTGGTCTGTCTGCTgcctctgcttgtttttctgctgctgcctACGTCATAGGCGGTGCTGCGGCAGCATGGTGGTGCTGAGACAGATGCGCAGAAGGATGCGACGAAGACTGGACGAAGTTTAAAGATGATGCACGATGCAAACCGCGCACTGCACGTGGCTTCAGTAGAGCTGCATGGCTTAAATAGAGCCGCAAGCGTGACATCGAGTTTCTCTGTCTGCATGCTTCTGGCTGCGTGAACGTATATCAGCCCGTGCATCCAATTCCTCGGTCTCTTCACCTGCATGACCTGTGAGCCAGCCAGGTGAGTCGCGAGTGTAGTGGGTGTGGCATTGTTCTCACAGTCTGTATGACCTACTACATATAGGCCTGTGGAAAACAAGTgaggcagcttttttttttcgtttacTCCAAGCAGCGGAGAGGCAGAGGGACGCGGGCTGCTGCCTTCGGCTCGTCCTGTTATTACCTTCATCATTAGTTTAATCCAGGGGATCACACGGCGGCTGCTGAGGTGAGTCAATTCATTGATTCAGTTATACACACTCCAGAGCTCATATATCCCCTTACTGTCTGTCAAAAATATCAATACACTAAGGAATAAGAATACAAATTAAACGATTTAGGCGCACATGTGCAGATGATAGTGTAGTATATAATCTGGACTGCAAATAAACTTTTGTCTGAGCCAACATGTATGCAACATGTTAATAAGTATTTCAAACAATATGTTTTGATTCAGGAACCAAACGTATTCTAAAATAATGAAAGCTGGTCAATACAGCTACAAAATGTgcctttctttaaaaagaactttaggattcagtttgttttatttacatgaaatttttttagttttgtttgattataaaaaaaaaagctgccctGTTTCCTATTTATTAGAAACTTGAGCACCTGCACTTTAAGCGCACCGGTTGGCCCCGCCCCCTACCTGTGCAGCAGGATCTGTTCCTGCCTGCGGCTATGTAAACCTTacttcaaataaacacactgcTTTGTATCTGATATTTGAAAACATGTTACCTTATCAACTGCACCATAAGCCATTCAAATGTGCCTATGTGTAAGCGTTGCATGCTTAGAAAATGAGAGACTAGTTTTAGGTCCATGTGGGATTCCCTGGTTTAATTTCATTGGTCTTTCTTTACTACACAACTGGATCCTACAGAACCCTACAAACGCTTAACCCCCCCacccaagcacacacacacacacacacacacattttttctttacacTGTGGTTGTCGTCAGGATGTTCAGAATATTTCAAAATCAGTTCATGGACAGTACTCATGAGTAAAGTTATACTTATTGTGTTATTGTGATATacaagggttaaaaaaaatctgtctgttttttttccccaaagagAGTAATTTCCTTTTCCCAGAGTGTTTTCTTAATTTACCTACTTTAATAAAGGTTGTATCTAAGAAGTTTAATGATGTCGAAAAGTATCTAACTAAGCAGACCTTCTCCAGGTTATTACTTTATGAACTTTACTTGAATGTTGGAACCTTATTCCACCCTGTACTTCTGCttgaatacatttcagaggaaaCACTGAACTTTTTGAAAGCTTTAACGACTCCGTTACTTTGAAGATCAAGGATAAGCTTAGAGACGATATAATCAGTTCACAAAGTATGATGTATAATTACATACAGCGGGATATGAAGCAACACGGAGTAACTTTCCTTTGATCGATGTAATAATCGCCTCAATAATAATGATCCAAACATTCTCACAGAGGTCACTCTTCTGCCTTAAAAATACATACAACCATCAATTGTTCGAGTACAAGTTCCTGCTAATACCTCTGTACTTCTACTAACCTAACATTTACTTTCCAGTCCCTGTGTTTCATCGTTACCTTAAACAGGTTTAAAACTCTTAAATTCTTGTAATCACGTTCATCTCGTCAAAAtcgctctcttcctccctcatccgttttttcttcttcacatccCCCTTTACAATATCACTTTCTTACAGTGTGCCTCGCTCAACACTCACAACACTAACATGTATTTTCAGTCCAGCTTGCAAGATGAACTTCAAGAACTTCAGGGATTACCTGGCCTGGCTGTACTATCAGTACCTGCTCATCACAGGCATCTACGTCCTGGAGCCCTGGGAAAAGTCCATCTTCAACTCGGTCCTCTTCTCTGCCATAGCCATGGTAATCTACACCTCATATGTCTTTGTGCCCATCCACGTGCGCCTCGCACTGGAGTTTTTCTCGCAGCTCTTTGGCGGCCAGCCCGAGAGTGCCATGGCCCTCATGAACTAAAAGAAGGGGGGTCAAGAGTCTGTGGAAGGGTAAGATTATTAACCACAAGTCCCCAACTCATTTCTCAACTTCTGGAGTTCGTCCTTCTTTTAAGAGTGAAATCATGAAGATCTTCATGGAATAATCTGGAAATCAGAGCCATACTATCTTCTTTACATCCCTAACCTTCTGGCCTTACCCCATGGTGTTAGACTCATTATTGTTGCCACCTCGCTGTAAAACATCTTGTAAAATGTTGTTggtcctattttttttttttttttccgaccACATTTTTTGCATGATAGGGTCATAAGTGGGTCATGGCCAGGTCATTTGAATGCTAGTTTTACAACAAAGTACTGGACTTGTTTCTTTCCATCATGATTTAGAGCTGCCGTTTATAATAGGGCCTTACATAAATTAAGTAAGACTTTTAATGAACTTATTAAAAATGAGAAGAAGACTTTTAGTCAGAGAATTACAACTTTAAATcactaaacacacacttttcttaATTCAACTCAGCTGGGTCTTTTTGTAGATTCTCCTGTGCCAGCTTATAATTACATCTTTTAACACTTTGAGTTCATAATACAGCTTCTCCTGCAACGTTTGATGGTCTCCCAAGCCCAAGCTGAAATATCACCCGTGATAATtttggaatctttttttttttttttttatgactttagcTGTTTAAAAAATCACTATTCTTTAATATGTAGTGCACCATTCTGACCCCCAGCCATTTAATATGCACTATTTTTGAATTATGTAATATAAGTAATATATTTCTGCTTCAGGTTTTTATaatggaatgaaaaaaaaatgaaaaaagtttttGGTATGAACACTACTTCTGCTTGCgatacattttacaaatgagGAATTTCAGGTTGTATGAATCCTGTCAGTGATGATAATGATTCATTAGTGTGTGAATAATAATTTCCCTGAACTTTTGACTGTTTACTATTTGGGGATCAAGTGAGTGGTTTCAAACAGCCTTAGAAAAAAACCCTTCAGAGCAGCAGGTAAGATTATACACCTTTATTGAGGGGCTGAGGAGGACTCTCTGTGAGGTTTAGAATGAACTGGATGAGTAACACTAACCCCTTTAAGTATTCTGTTTATGTGCCACATACAGTAAGTGGCACCATGTTATCCCTTACTGTGAATTGTTCTCTGATCAAAATCGAGTTTGTACTCATCCCAACATTTCTAGCAAGCACTTAATGTTACTGGTTGATCGATGGTTTTGTATCTGAACCACTATCACCTTTTTTGTATTTGCCATCATGCACCTTGATGCTAACAGGCGGGACTTTTATTGCACATTTCAAGTCACTATATGGCtgatcttaaaaaaagagagatcacAGAATTACCCAAACTATGCAATAATTAATAGAAAATCACGGTCTCTGAGTGTTTGTCCTAGGCTTACATTTACAGATTTACTGATCAAAGGGAGTACCATTAGGAATATTTGTGTTTCGAGGCCCTATCTTTATCTCCTGTTTTTAACTGTTGGTATGTCCCGAAGGCGTGCTCTGCCCTGAGCATGAGCAAATATTGATGCAGCACGCCTTTGTGTTTTAGGCTTGGCTTTGGTAATGACACAGCTTTTTCATAATCAACATCTGAAGTCAAAGCTGGCACgtataaaatgtaataatcaGCAGTCAAAACATCCTACATGGAAAGCCAACACTGTCTTCTTTACCTATAGTTGACCTATATATATGGAACCAGAGAGAGAATGAGTCATGTGGGATCTGGTAGTAATAATGAGCATTGTTCTTAGTTGTGTGTTTCAGATACTCTCTGATTGTTTGTGCTTTGGGTCAAGGGCTCGCTGTTCTAATCCTAATCTGtaaattaactttatttatatgaaatgatatatttatatataatggTAAATGCTTGGCTGGTTACAATGTCAATTACCAAACTTCTTTGATTATTTATATCTGTGTTCTCTTGTGGccataaaagaaacaacacagaatTTGTTCTTTACTTTATTTCCTCATCTGAAAAAGCATTTAtatttttctcagtttgtgtCATGTCATTTTACTTTTGTTAAAAACGTACTATAGTCTGAGACATTTCCTGTACCTAGAATGAAGCACGCTttgagaggcttttttttttccacctaaATGAATATTATATTTCTACATCAAAGAAACACATCACTGcaacataaagaaaataaaaacatttaaaaaataaaagcagaattgTTCTCTTTGTCATcctagtttgtttttgtttgtatgacTTTCTATGCTTACTGTTTGTTCTTACTTGTGCCCATGCAGCATTTCAAGTCTTGTATGCACTCAGTCTTGCAGGGCTTTGAAATAGAACAGCAAAGGCTTATGGGTGGCACATCCCCGACACAATTAACTGTACCGCATGAAGTGAATTCATACAGTAAGAGGCAGAGCCACCAAACCAGTTCTCCCTCGACAGTACAGGAATGAAAACCCGGGGGCTTTGCtttctctgctgcagacacTAGGTAACCTGTGCATGCTCACAAAGCTCTGTTTGCCCGTATTCTGCTTGTCCACCTTTGTTTGGACGCACACAATTTAAATCAGCGCAAAGGCTGACATCCAGATTGTCTTGTTGATAGAATAGAGCATGATTAAGGGATGATTAAGGGTGCTGAACTTGAACTTGAGCTGCACATGCACATTTCTTGCAATATTTCCTGAATGGATGGTGGATGAGGGGcttttgctgctgcagcagcagagaaacgTGTCAGGTTACTTTGTTAAAATGCCATGTAACTGCACAACTTCATCTTGTTGGAAAATACAAACTGCAACATCCTCAGTTCTCCTCATCCCAACATTCAACTGAAGCCCATTCCTCTCCACTTTGTTCCTGTTATTTCCCCATTCTTCCTTTCTATTCTCAGTTTCTTCCCTTTCCACTA includes these proteins:
- the sptssb gene encoding serine palmitoyltransferase small subunit B isoform X1, with the translated sequence MTCEPASGEAEGRGLLPSARPVITFIISLIQGITRRLLSPACKMNFKNFRDYLAWLYYQYLLITGIYVLEPWEKSIFNSVLFSAIAMVIYTSYVFVPIHVRLALEFFSQLFGGQPESAMALMN
- the sptssb gene encoding serine palmitoyltransferase small subunit B isoform X2, whose product is MNFKNFRDYLAWLYYQYLLITGIYVLEPWEKSIFNSVLFSAIAMVIYTSYVFVPIHVRLALEFFSQLFGGQPESAMALMN